In one window of Mesorhizobium sp. B2-1-1 DNA:
- a CDS encoding 50S ribosomal protein L11 methyltransferase has protein sequence MKGSGLVFEDGSFRDPSGSVFVSDGRVFRTVTDQGKASYEAARDAGILLRYAELDKIVRTSEVAPADWPEVVGKPAYVLEHGAIPFVSYPYEWSFGALKAAALHHLDLQIQLLTENFVLSDASAYNVQFVGSKPIFIDILSVRPYRDGEYWTGHRQFCEQFLNPLLLRAVKGIAHNSWFRGALEGISTRDFARLLTFSERFSWNMLTHVTLQSRLEQSSVNDPSNAVKRVSRSRKLPRAGYHGILSQLRRWIARLEPADTGKTVWGAYASMNTYSSQEASTKRQMIHDFAASGQVATAIDLGCNTGDFSVAALEGGAKAVVGFDFDQTAVDIGFLRAASAKMNFLPLWLDAANPSPDQGWAQKERKGFSSRFRADAVLALAFEHHLAIGRNVPLHQAVKWIVDVAPTGIIEFVPKDDPTIRQMLALREDIFPDYSPSSFECALTSVSRIAKKQTVSATGRTLYQFDRR, from the coding sequence ATGAAAGGTTCAGGACTAGTTTTTGAGGATGGATCGTTCCGAGATCCTTCCGGGTCGGTCTTTGTTTCCGATGGCCGGGTTTTCCGCACAGTGACCGACCAGGGCAAAGCGAGCTATGAGGCCGCCCGGGATGCGGGCATCCTGCTACGTTACGCCGAGCTGGATAAAATAGTCCGGACCAGTGAGGTCGCCCCCGCAGATTGGCCCGAGGTCGTAGGAAAACCAGCTTACGTGTTGGAACACGGAGCGATACCATTCGTGAGCTATCCCTACGAATGGTCTTTCGGTGCGTTGAAGGCAGCAGCCCTGCATCATCTTGACCTGCAAATACAACTATTGACCGAGAATTTTGTCCTTTCTGACGCAAGCGCCTACAATGTGCAGTTCGTTGGCTCCAAGCCCATCTTCATCGATATCCTCTCTGTTAGGCCATATCGGGACGGGGAGTATTGGACGGGTCACAGACAATTCTGCGAGCAGTTTCTTAATCCGCTGCTTCTCCGAGCTGTGAAGGGAATCGCCCACAATTCATGGTTCAGGGGTGCGCTGGAGGGCATTTCCACCCGCGATTTTGCTCGCTTGCTGACATTTTCTGAGCGATTTTCGTGGAACATGTTGACCCACGTCACGCTGCAAAGTCGCCTTGAACAGAGCTCCGTGAATGATCCCAGCAACGCTGTCAAAAGGGTTAGCCGAAGCAGAAAGCTACCGCGGGCGGGGTATCACGGCATTTTATCCCAATTGCGCCGGTGGATCGCACGTCTAGAGCCGGCCGACACCGGCAAGACTGTGTGGGGCGCATACGCGAGTATGAACACCTACTCCAGTCAAGAGGCCTCGACAAAGCGGCAAATGATCCACGATTTCGCGGCATCCGGCCAAGTCGCCACCGCAATCGATCTGGGCTGCAATACTGGCGACTTTTCGGTCGCCGCTTTGGAGGGTGGCGCGAAAGCGGTAGTTGGCTTCGATTTCGATCAGACCGCAGTCGACATCGGATTTTTGCGGGCCGCGTCAGCTAAAATGAACTTTCTTCCGTTGTGGCTGGATGCTGCGAACCCCAGCCCTGATCAAGGATGGGCTCAGAAGGAACGAAAGGGTTTCTCGTCGAGATTCAGAGCTGATGCGGTTCTTGCTCTCGCTTTTGAGCACCATCTTGCCATTGGCAGAAACGTGCCTTTGCACCAGGCCGTCAAATGGATTGTTGACGTTGCTCCCACCGGCATAATCGAGTTCGTCCCCAAGGATGATCCAACAATTCGACAGATGCTTGCTCTTCGAGAGGATATCTTCCCCGATTATAGCCCTTCTTCGTTCGAATGCGCACTTACGTCCGTTTCCCGCATTGCGAAGAAACAAACAGTGTCGGCCACCGGCCGTACACTTTATCAATTCGATAGGCGATGA
- a CDS encoding CsbD family protein, whose translation MDWNRVEGNWKQVKGKVKEQWGKLTDDDLDRIAGKRDQLEGIIQERYGIEKDRVRRDVDDWYSRQGW comes from the coding sequence ATGGATTGGAACCGCGTCGAAGGAAACTGGAAGCAGGTCAAGGGTAAAGTCAAGGAGCAGTGGGGGAAGCTCACTGATGATGATCTCGACCGCATCGCCGGCAAACGCGATCAGCTTGAGGGCATTATCCAGGAACGCTACGGCATCGAGAAGGATCGCGTACGCCGGGACGTCGACGACTGGTATAGTCGGCAGGGCTGGTAG
- a CDS encoding sugar ABC transporter substrate-binding protein produces the protein MKRILLSVLGILALAVATLTPAFAQSKGTVYYMVPTLLDEFQTGSVSALELFLKQVGYEMKTLNADNKTDAQQSQMNDVIALKPKAIILAAVDFNALKPSIEAARAAGIPVVEFDRQITSTPSDFTSVAGTVEIGHVAAEQAEALLKAKNGAVKGKILQVLGDPGDPYTLDIQKGFEEKMKAFPDVKIISLPAMQWEASNAGTIVADQMLANPDIDLIFSHAAHLSVAAVASLEAAGKKPGDVMLMSSNGAPVGLDLIRKGWLNVEVEQPLYAQAAAVAMFMDKVVNKQEIKPGDYDVLGLKSVVTKEAWGPNIKIPGAAITKENVDNPAFWGNQKPPTDTVKPVE, from the coding sequence ATGAAACGAATACTTCTTTCTGTCCTAGGTATCCTGGCACTGGCAGTTGCCACGCTCACGCCGGCATTCGCCCAGTCCAAGGGTACCGTCTACTACATGGTGCCGACCTTGCTCGATGAGTTCCAGACCGGCTCGGTGAGCGCGCTGGAACTGTTCCTGAAACAGGTCGGCTACGAGATGAAGACGCTGAACGCCGACAACAAGACCGACGCCCAGCAATCGCAGATGAACGACGTCATCGCGCTGAAACCGAAGGCGATCATCCTGGCCGCCGTCGACTTCAACGCGCTGAAGCCGTCGATCGAGGCCGCGCGCGCGGCCGGCATACCTGTCGTGGAATTCGATCGCCAGATCACCTCCACTCCGTCCGACTTCACCTCGGTAGCCGGCACTGTCGAGATCGGCCACGTCGCCGCCGAACAGGCCGAAGCGCTGCTGAAGGCCAAGAACGGCGCTGTGAAGGGCAAGATCCTGCAGGTGCTCGGCGACCCCGGCGATCCCTACACGCTGGACATCCAGAAAGGCTTTGAAGAGAAGATGAAGGCGTTCCCGGACGTCAAGATTATCTCGCTGCCGGCCATGCAATGGGAGGCCAGCAACGCCGGCACCATCGTCGCCGACCAGATGCTTGCCAACCCCGACATCGACCTGATCTTCAGCCACGCCGCGCATCTTTCGGTCGCCGCCGTCGCCTCGCTCGAGGCCGCCGGCAAGAAGCCGGGCGACGTCATGCTGATGAGTTCGAACGGCGCGCCGGTCGGCCTCGACCTGATCCGCAAGGGCTGGCTCAACGTCGAAGTCGAACAGCCGCTCTACGCGCAGGCCGCGGCCGTCGCCATGTTCATGGACAAGGTCGTCAACAAGCAGGAAATCAAGCCCGGCGACTATGACGTGCTTGGGCTGAAATCAGTGGTGACCAAGGAGGCCTGGGGCCCCAACATCAAGATCCCGGGTGCCGCGATCACCAAGGAGAACGTCGACAATCCAGCCTTCTGGGGCAACCAGAAGCCGCCGACGGACACCGTTAAGCCCGTCGAATAA
- a CDS encoding SDR family NAD(P)-dependent oxidoreductase: MTVRPETGRLSGKVALIVGAARGIGKGIAQRFAEEGARLVLADTEIEVGRATASELDAAFIGTDISLLADVEAAVALALAHHGRLDIIVQNAGIYPWQLLENTSPDDWDRVMAVNLRGSFNAARAALVPMKAQRRGRMLFTSSITGPHVTSPGHGHYSATKAGINGLIRSAALEFAGYGITVNGVEPGNILTEGMELHRGAAFIKNMEDAIPLGRLGSPRDVANAFLFLASDDASYITGTTIVVDGGQLLPEGSDFRLAPP; the protein is encoded by the coding sequence ATGACCGTACGGCCAGAGACCGGAAGACTGTCGGGCAAAGTAGCGCTGATCGTCGGCGCCGCGCGCGGCATCGGCAAGGGCATCGCCCAACGTTTCGCCGAAGAAGGCGCCAGGCTTGTGCTTGCCGACACCGAGATCGAGGTGGGGCGAGCGACCGCCAGTGAACTTGACGCCGCCTTCATCGGCACGGACATCTCGCTTTTGGCCGATGTCGAGGCCGCCGTCGCGCTGGCGCTCGCGCACCATGGCCGCCTCGACATCATCGTCCAGAACGCCGGCATTTATCCCTGGCAATTGCTGGAGAACACCAGCCCGGACGACTGGGATCGCGTCATGGCGGTCAATCTGCGCGGCAGTTTCAATGCCGCTCGCGCCGCACTGGTGCCGATGAAGGCGCAGCGCCGCGGGCGCATGCTGTTCACCTCCTCGATCACCGGACCGCACGTCACCAGTCCCGGCCACGGCCACTATTCCGCGACCAAGGCAGGCATAAACGGGCTGATCCGTTCGGCGGCGCTCGAATTCGCCGGCTACGGCATAACCGTCAACGGCGTCGAACCCGGCAACATTCTCACCGAGGGAATGGAGCTTCACCGGGGTGCTGCCTTCATCAAGAACATGGAAGACGCCATTCCGCTCGGCCGGCTGGGCAGCCCGCGCGACGTCGCCAATGCCTTCCTGTTCCTGGCCTCCGACGATGCCAGCTACATCACCGGCACCACGATTGTCGTCGATGGCGGGCAATTGCTGCCGGAGGGGAGCGACTTCAGGCTGGCGCCGCCGTGA
- a CDS encoding M23 family metallopeptidase: protein MNATGQSAIFGRRKEPHTVIIARGSEIRHFTIRPWLVVFLGSALAAIAIGYLLATSYLVLRDDLIGATTARQARMQQAYEDRISALRAQVDRITSRQLLDQQLMETKVSELLERQTQLSQRHGRLGPLLDRAENEVGAATAEDPAVPAKPDKHAEVTGSIHQPAQSYALASLGAAPGAADTRPFSLWATRSDPLPNDSAADRADKLFISINKSLKSIENDQLTRISILADNAYKNADAITQALEAAGLPVDSDFGKNESDVGGPLIPLDSSMFFDSKVKELDEALDTLDQLKKEARRLPLANPAPGHSVTSPFGVRTDPILGTAALHSGMDFRAPIGMAAKVTAPGVVIKAGWNGGYGRMVEIDHGNGFATRYGHLSEINVTVGEKVDAGAVIGKTGSSGRSTGPHLHYEVRHNGEAIDPLRFLTVGKKVAQYL, encoded by the coding sequence GTGAACGCAACCGGTCAGTCCGCGATCTTTGGCAGGCGCAAGGAACCGCATACAGTCATCATCGCCCGCGGCAGCGAGATCAGGCACTTCACGATCCGGCCCTGGCTGGTTGTATTTCTCGGTTCGGCGCTGGCGGCGATCGCCATCGGTTACCTGCTGGCCACCTCCTATCTCGTGCTGCGCGACGACCTGATCGGCGCCACCACCGCGCGCCAGGCGCGCATGCAGCAGGCTTACGAAGACCGCATCTCGGCGCTTCGCGCCCAGGTCGACCGCATCACCAGCCGGCAGTTGCTTGACCAGCAATTGATGGAAACCAAGGTGAGCGAGCTTTTGGAGCGCCAGACGCAACTCAGCCAGCGCCACGGCCGCCTCGGCCCGCTGCTCGACCGCGCCGAAAATGAAGTCGGCGCAGCGACGGCCGAAGATCCGGCAGTGCCGGCAAAGCCTGACAAACACGCCGAAGTGACCGGCAGCATCCACCAGCCTGCTCAAAGCTACGCGCTGGCCAGCCTCGGCGCCGCCCCTGGCGCCGCCGACACCAGGCCGTTCTCCCTGTGGGCGACCCGCTCCGATCCGCTGCCGAACGATTCAGCCGCCGATCGTGCCGACAAGCTGTTCATTTCGATCAACAAGTCGTTGAAATCCATCGAGAATGACCAGCTCACGCGCATCAGCATACTTGCTGACAACGCCTACAAGAATGCCGACGCCATAACCCAGGCGCTCGAGGCGGCCGGGCTGCCGGTCGACAGCGACTTCGGCAAGAACGAAAGCGATGTCGGCGGACCGCTGATCCCGCTTGACAGCTCGATGTTTTTCGACAGCAAGGTCAAGGAACTGGACGAGGCGCTGGACACGCTCGACCAGCTCAAGAAGGAAGCACGCCGGCTGCCGCTCGCGAATCCCGCACCCGGTCATTCCGTCACCAGCCCGTTCGGGGTGCGCACCGACCCGATCCTCGGCACGGCCGCCCTGCATTCGGGAATGGACTTCAGGGCGCCGATCGGCATGGCGGCCAAGGTCACCGCGCCAGGCGTGGTCATCAAGGCGGGCTGGAATGGCGGCTATGGCCGCATGGTCGAAATCGATCACGGCAATGGATTTGCCACGCGCTATGGACATCTCAGCGAAATCAACGTGACCGTGGGCGAAAAAGTGGATGCCGGCGCTGTCATCGGCAAGACCGGCAGCAGCGGTCGCTCGACCGGCCCGCATCTGCATTACGAAGTCCGCCACAATGGCGAAGCGATCGATCCTTTGCGTTTCCTCACGGTCGGCAAGAAGGTCGCGCAGTATCTCTAA
- a CDS encoding ABC transporter permease, with the protein MSPRTRQILEFVLDNLVWFMLVFVLVVFSLFIPNYFQLGIFANIIEASSVLGVMSIGLALVIIAGHMDLSVESVAALSAMAVGILFCSSGIGIGVQLHPDWLMVPVSLLLALAVGGVIGAFNGFLVVKVKMSAFIITLASYIWVRGLVLVISGGRSAQDLAPAIRWFGIQRLIGLPLTAWIAIACFVVFSLIMAKTPFGRHLVMIGGNETATFRAGIRVNRNLIIAFVLAGAIAGLAGWLLAIRTSGATANLGVGLLFNAFAAVVIGGVSLKGGVGTLPGVYAGVLLLSAINTAINLMGLPANFTQVIHGLLVLAAVLLDAFKQTIRQRLA; encoded by the coding sequence ATGAGCCCCCGCACCCGTCAAATCCTCGAGTTCGTCCTCGATAATCTCGTCTGGTTCATGCTGGTCTTCGTGCTGGTGGTGTTCTCCCTTTTCATTCCCAACTATTTCCAGCTCGGTATTTTCGCCAACATCATCGAAGCCTCCAGCGTGCTGGGCGTGATGTCGATCGGCCTGGCGCTGGTCATCATCGCCGGGCACATGGACCTGTCGGTCGAATCGGTGGCCGCGCTCAGCGCCATGGCGGTCGGCATCCTGTTCTGCTCTTCGGGCATCGGCATCGGCGTGCAGTTGCATCCGGACTGGCTGATGGTGCCGGTCTCGCTGCTGCTGGCGCTTGCCGTCGGCGGCGTCATCGGCGCCTTCAACGGATTCCTGGTCGTCAAGGTCAAGATGAGCGCCTTCATCATCACGCTGGCCTCCTACATCTGGGTGCGCGGCCTGGTGCTGGTCATTTCGGGCGGCCGCTCGGCGCAGGATCTGGCGCCTGCCATCCGCTGGTTCGGCATCCAGCGGCTGATCGGCCTGCCGCTCACCGCCTGGATCGCGATCGCCTGCTTCGTCGTCTTCTCGCTGATCATGGCCAAGACGCCTTTCGGCAGGCATCTGGTGATGATCGGCGGCAACGAGACAGCGACCTTCCGCGCCGGCATTCGCGTCAACCGCAACCTGATCATCGCCTTCGTGCTTGCCGGCGCCATAGCCGGCCTTGCCGGCTGGCTGCTCGCCATCCGCACATCGGGCGCCACCGCCAATCTCGGCGTCGGCCTGCTGTTCAACGCCTTTGCCGCCGTCGTCATCGGCGGCGTCAGCCTGAAGGGCGGCGTCGGCACCTTACCCGGCGTCTATGCCGGCGTGCTGCTTTTGTCGGCAATCAACACGGCGATCAATCTGATGGGCCTGCCCGCCAACTTCACCCAGGTCATTCACGGCCTGCTGGTGCTGGCGGCGGTTCTGCTCGACGCCTTCAAGCAAACCATTCGCCAGAGGCTCGCATGA
- a CDS encoding peroxiredoxin → MADLNVGDPAPQFELPRDGGGSLSLAGFAGRPVVLYFYPQDDTTGCTAEAISFSQLKPEFEKAGAVVIGLSPDSARKHDKFKSKYDLTIDLASDEERKVIEAYHLWVEKSMYGRKYMGVERATFLIGRDGRIARIWRKVRVKGHAEEVLEAVRAI, encoded by the coding sequence ATGGCTGACCTCAATGTGGGCGATCCCGCGCCGCAATTCGAGTTGCCGCGGGACGGCGGTGGTTCGCTCAGCCTGGCCGGCTTTGCCGGCAGACCTGTCGTCCTCTACTTCTACCCACAGGACGACACCACCGGCTGCACCGCCGAAGCGATCAGCTTTTCGCAGCTGAAGCCGGAGTTCGAGAAGGCCGGCGCCGTCGTGATCGGCCTGTCGCCCGACAGCGCCAGGAAGCACGACAAGTTCAAGTCGAAATACGATCTTACCATCGACCTTGCCTCCGACGAGGAGCGCAAGGTGATCGAGGCCTACCACCTTTGGGTCGAAAAATCGATGTATGGCCGCAAATACATGGGTGTCGAGCGCGCGACGTTCCTGATCGGCCGCGACGGGCGCATCGCCAGGATCTGGCGCAAGGTCCGCGTCAAGGGCCATGCCGAGGAGGTGCTGGAAGCTGTGCGGGCGATTTGA
- a CDS encoding ATP-binding cassette domain-containing protein, with amino-acid sequence MSEPLLVLDNVTKNYGAIQALKGISFSIGKGEVVALLGDNGAGKSTLVKIIAGGLEPTSGRMLFEGKEFLAKSPAEAKAAGIETVYQDLSLCTNVDVVANFFMGREITRKVLGIPVLDERAMEAVVGKALASAGTRIPSLRTNVEHLSGGQRQAIELNRFVHWGGKLVLLDEPFAALGVEQTRRGLDMIRQVANQGIGVVIITHIMQQAFQVADRIVVIRQGVVAGDVARNKTSPDAVINMITGETLAGAGPAG; translated from the coding sequence ATGAGCGAACCCTTGCTGGTGCTCGACAACGTCACCAAGAACTACGGCGCGATCCAGGCGCTGAAGGGTATCAGCTTCTCGATCGGCAAGGGCGAGGTGGTCGCGTTGCTGGGCGATAACGGCGCCGGGAAGTCGACGCTGGTCAAGATCATCGCCGGCGGCCTGGAGCCCACCTCCGGCCGCATGCTGTTCGAAGGTAAGGAGTTCCTTGCCAAATCCCCCGCCGAGGCCAAGGCGGCGGGCATCGAGACCGTCTATCAGGACCTGTCGCTGTGCACCAATGTCGACGTGGTGGCCAATTTCTTCATGGGCCGTGAGATCACGCGCAAGGTGCTCGGCATTCCAGTGCTCGACGAGCGGGCGATGGAGGCCGTGGTCGGCAAGGCGCTTGCCAGCGCCGGCACCCGTATTCCGTCATTGCGCACCAATGTCGAGCATCTCTCGGGCGGCCAGCGGCAAGCCATCGAGCTCAACCGCTTCGTGCACTGGGGCGGCAAGCTTGTGCTGCTCGACGAGCCGTTCGCAGCGCTTGGCGTCGAACAGACGCGGCGCGGCCTCGACATGATCCGCCAAGTGGCGAACCAGGGCATCGGCGTCGTCATCATCACCCACATCATGCAGCAGGCCTTCCAGGTCGCAGACCGGATCGTGGTGATCCGGCAAGGCGTCGTGGCCGGCGATGTCGCACGCAACAAAACAAGTCCCGATGCGGTGATCAACATGATCACCGGGGAGACGCTTGCCGGTGCCGGACCGGCGGGCTGA
- a CDS encoding ROK family transcriptional regulator has translation MALRGTNQEFGRPYNRRIVLESIRRYGPIARGDIARHVGLTVQTVSTIVRELEEQGYVLSVREEPKGRGLPPATLRINPEGGYAVGIHLTPLGIDAALINLSGDVIDSLHREAPNATPDHAFDQVRAMVRDLTGTRAAGRVIGIGMALPGPFGVDTMSFIGPTTMAGWKDVALRERLTAATGLPAFFDGDMAAAAMGERLYGIGAQHSEYYYLYFGVGLGSAMMHDGSVLRGAWGNAGEIGHIPVVPNGELCPCGNRGCLERYVSLEARGRWKGSDADWVAEVGPIFRNAIAIIENLFDPETVVLGGLAAPDLLERLARSAAPLHNSVSARKDRKTPRIVVAGGGQQAVLRGAAALAVSGVLSPRFGQMFTAERERGRDILTAREVA, from the coding sequence ATGGCATTGCGAGGGACCAATCAGGAGTTCGGGCGGCCGTACAACCGGCGCATCGTGCTCGAATCGATCCGCCGGTACGGCCCCATCGCCAGAGGCGATATCGCCAGGCACGTCGGCCTCACCGTTCAAACCGTATCGACCATCGTTCGCGAACTGGAGGAGCAGGGTTACGTCCTGTCCGTACGCGAGGAGCCGAAGGGCCGTGGCCTGCCACCGGCGACGCTGCGCATCAATCCCGAGGGCGGCTATGCCGTCGGCATCCACCTGACGCCGCTGGGGATCGACGCGGCGCTGATCAATCTCAGCGGTGACGTGATCGACAGCTTGCACCGCGAGGCCCCCAACGCGACGCCCGATCATGCGTTCGACCAGGTCCGCGCCATGGTCCGCGACCTGACCGGAACGCGCGCCGCGGGCCGCGTCATCGGCATCGGCATGGCGCTTCCCGGCCCGTTCGGCGTGGACACGATGAGCTTCATCGGGCCGACCACAATGGCCGGCTGGAAGGACGTGGCGCTGCGCGAGCGGCTGACGGCGGCGACGGGATTGCCGGCCTTTTTCGACGGCGACATGGCTGCGGCCGCCATGGGCGAGCGCCTCTACGGCATCGGCGCCCAGCATTCCGAATATTACTATCTCTATTTCGGCGTCGGACTTGGCAGCGCCATGATGCATGACGGCAGCGTGCTGCGCGGCGCCTGGGGCAATGCCGGCGAGATCGGCCATATTCCCGTCGTTCCCAATGGCGAGCTTTGCCCGTGCGGCAATCGCGGTTGCCTCGAACGTTATGTCTCGCTCGAAGCGCGAGGGCGCTGGAAGGGCAGCGATGCCGATTGGGTCGCCGAGGTCGGCCCGATCTTCCGCAACGCCATTGCCATCATCGAGAACCTTTTCGACCCCGAGACGGTCGTGCTCGGCGGGCTGGCGGCCCCGGACCTGCTCGAACGCCTGGCGAGATCGGCTGCGCCTCTGCACAATTCGGTTTCGGCCCGCAAGGATCGCAAGACGCCACGCATCGTCGTCGCCGGCGGCGGCCAGCAAGCCGTGCTGCGCGGCGCGGCCGCATTGGCCGTCTCTGGCGTGTTGTCGCCACGCTTCGGCCAGATGTTCACCGCCGAGCGCGAACGCGGCCGCGATATTCTGACAGCCAGGGAGGTTGCCTGA
- a CDS encoding sulfatase-like hydrolase/transferase, which yields MSINANRIVRISTAFLALLFPILVLFVFFPLELYAKNAKELGYDIWLPTIFFYGGAFILIFVCALTLFGIRDFIKKAYLLLGAFVLLADVFAPVQLSRLDGAAFTSPEPISITAVEVAILVALLAVGAVTTLGTLVRVFAILSIALIAGLATVAAGLPVPPAETENSPKSGLSINGRSDLPNIYHFHLDEMQSDFALAAIEEMNDRSIFRGFTFMRRNISNYPYTLSSVASYLTGTIFRNGSFPAWRAAFDQGLLKDLRTDGYAVDVVGLPEILQTNVADVFFTPEQITKYQYSLKHPQIVEFSGLLFAKLFPNFLTNEALGWGHSAGERISAVFERKAESYIPKTVEQGVHPFQAVVGMKYLIANEQRFAARGRYTLFQAILPHGPYVLDANCMVDPERAAVGVQAAYRSQASCAMKLVVEFLQELKRLDRYDDAIIVIQSDHGSGWAGFLNGLGGSEMSPPYHSGITAFGGTTAAFESRSMATLMIKPSQSDSDFAVSDGESQLIDVYPTIMDAIGHQPNRPHDGLSLLPCLTGSCESIRVRPQKFFVYPHDGGISPLLANTVVFTAGHAVFTQTETIPVP from the coding sequence ATGAGTATTAACGCCAATCGCATTGTTAGAATTTCGACGGCATTTCTTGCCTTACTGTTTCCAATATTAGTCCTTTTCGTTTTTTTTCCGTTGGAGCTTTATGCGAAAAACGCCAAGGAATTGGGGTATGATATTTGGCTCCCCACTATTTTCTTTTATGGCGGCGCATTTATCTTGATATTTGTATGCGCTCTAACCTTGTTCGGAATTCGGGATTTCATAAAAAAGGCGTATTTGCTTCTAGGGGCCTTCGTATTACTCGCCGACGTTTTTGCCCCCGTTCAGCTGAGTCGCTTAGATGGCGCAGCATTCACAAGCCCGGAGCCCATCTCCATCACTGCGGTAGAAGTTGCTATCTTGGTCGCGCTGTTGGCGGTGGGTGCAGTTACGACTCTAGGCACGCTGGTTCGGGTTTTTGCCATCCTGTCGATCGCGTTAATTGCCGGATTGGCCACTGTCGCTGCGGGCCTGCCGGTGCCACCGGCTGAAACCGAAAACTCTCCTAAATCCGGCTTGTCTATAAATGGCCGCTCGGACCTTCCAAATATATATCACTTTCATCTCGATGAGATGCAGTCAGATTTTGCACTTGCCGCGATCGAAGAGATGAATGACCGGAGCATTTTTCGCGGGTTTACGTTTATGCGCCGGAATATTTCAAATTATCCTTATACGTTGTCGTCGGTTGCGAGCTATCTGACCGGCACCATATTTCGGAATGGAAGCTTTCCCGCCTGGAGGGCGGCCTTCGATCAAGGATTGCTGAAAGATCTTCGGACGGATGGTTACGCAGTTGATGTTGTGGGGCTTCCGGAGATATTGCAGACAAATGTTGCAGATGTATTTTTCACGCCAGAGCAGATCACCAAGTACCAATACTCGCTCAAACACCCGCAAATTGTCGAATTTTCTGGATTATTGTTTGCAAAATTGTTTCCAAATTTCTTGACAAATGAGGCCTTGGGGTGGGGACACTCGGCCGGCGAGCGGATTAGCGCAGTATTTGAGCGCAAAGCGGAAAGCTACATCCCGAAGACCGTAGAACAAGGCGTCCATCCATTTCAGGCTGTTGTGGGGATGAAATATCTGATCGCGAATGAACAGCGGTTTGCCGCACGCGGTAGATACACATTGTTCCAAGCGATCCTTCCTCATGGCCCCTACGTGCTCGATGCAAATTGCATGGTCGATCCCGAACGTGCGGCGGTCGGGGTCCAGGCTGCCTATAGGTCTCAGGCCAGTTGCGCCATGAAGCTTGTTGTGGAGTTCTTGCAAGAGCTCAAGCGACTGGACCGCTATGACGACGCCATTATCGTCATACAATCTGACCACGGGTCCGGGTGGGCAGGCTTTTTGAATGGACTCGGTGGCTCAGAGATGAGTCCGCCGTATCACTCCGGCATCACCGCATTTGGAGGCACCACCGCAGCATTTGAAAGCAGGTCGATGGCAACCCTCATGATTAAGCCCTCTCAATCGGACTCTGATTTTGCGGTATCTGACGGAGAATCGCAGTTGATCGACGTCTATCCCACAATAATGGACGCGATCGGGCACCAGCCTAACCGACCTCACGATGGTCTGAGTTTGTTGCCCTGCCTAACAGGATCCTGTGAAAGCATCCGCGTGCGCCCGCAAAAATTCTTTGTCTATCCGCACGATGGGGGCATTTCTCCGCTGCTAGCCAATACCGTAGTGTTCACGGCCGGACATGCAGTCTTCACACAAACCGAGACTATACCGGTGCCGTAG